Proteins from a single region of Coregonus clupeaformis isolate EN_2021a chromosome 35, ASM2061545v1, whole genome shotgun sequence:
- the LOC121569469 gene encoding WAS/WASL-interacting protein family member 2-like isoform X1, with amino-acid sequence MPIPPPPPPCGPPPPPTFCQANTTPPKLNRDEAKGRGALLGDIHKGAKLKKVGVVNDRSAPVLEKPKGGGGGNGGGGGSSGAIQPMGGIFQAGVPKLRPVGDGSVGRSALTSPGTRPAAPRPPGPPVRQDNTDCSAQQASPPEHSRSQRPSLPDLSRPLSGGSPNSGMKHSSSAPPPPPPFSRRGNAPSAPTQKAAPPAPSYNREKPLPPTPGQRGPSPVPVRNSAPPPPPSPNNNRRPPTSGGSSASSSSSSLGPPPPPYRQPMTNGPSSPVNEAAPELPQRHNSLSKKPSPGPGHTPTRGQAPPPPPSPSPPGGRPPPPVREPPGRGAAPPLPGSTQRNSGRDAPPPPPPYRGSPSEPHSRGKPPPPPSRTPAGPPPPPPPIRNGHTSISRSFIDDFESKYSFHPLDDFPAPEEYRHFTKIYPSKANRVMRGAPPAPPVGR; translated from the exons ATGCcgatccctccccctccccccccctgtggcccccctccaccccccacctTCTGCCAG GCCAACACCACCCCACCCAAGCTGAACCGAGATGAGGCCAAAGGCAGAGGAGCCCTGCTCGGTGACATCCACAAAGGGGCCAAGCTGAAGAAGGTCGGCGTGGTCAATGACCGGAGCGCACCCGTCTTAGAAA AGCCTaaaggaggtggtggtggtaatggaggtggaggaggctcgTCAGGGGCCATTCAGCCAATGGGAGGTATTTTCCAGGCAGGTGTGCCTAAATTACGACCAGTCGGAG ATGGTTCGGTTGGCAGGTCAGCCTTGACGTCTCCTGGCACGCGCCCCGCTGCTCCTCGCCCCCCCGGACCCCCTGTTCGCCAGGACAACACAGACTGCTCAGCCCAGCAGGCCTCTCCCCCGGAGCACTCCCGCTCCCAGAGGCCCTCCCTCCCCGACCTCTCCCGCCCCCTCAGCGGAGGCAGCCCTAACAGTGGCATGAAGCACAGCTCCTCcgcccctccacctcctccccctttctctcgccGGGGCAACGCACCCTCTGCCCCAACTCAGAAGGCGGCACCACCTGCCCCCTCCTACAACCGGGAGAAGCCCCTCCCTCCCACGCCAGGACAGAGGGGGCCTTCCCCGGTGCCGGTCCGCAACAGCGCCCCTCCTCCGCCCCCTTCTCCCAACAACAACCGCCGGCCCCCGACGTCAGGGGGCTCCTcggcatcctcctcttcctcctctctgggTCCACCTCCTCCACCGTACCGCCAGCCCATGACCAACGGCCCCTCCAGCCCGGTTAACGAAGCCGCCCCGGAGCTACCTCAGAGACACAACTCCCTCAGCAAGAAGCCGTCGCCCGGACCTGGACACACTCCAACCCGTGGGCAAGCTCCACCCCCGCCGCCCTCCCCCTCCCCGCCAGGCGGACGCCCGCCCCCTCCAGTCCGTGAGCCCCCCGGCAGAGGAGCAG CTCCACCCCTGCCTGGGTCGACGCAACGAAACAGTGGTCGGGATgccccccctccaccacccccatACAGAGGTAGCCCCTCAGAGCCTCATAGCCGTGGcaagccccctcctcctccctcccgtACCCCAGCCGGACCCCCGCCCCCTCCCCCACCTATCCGCAATGGACACACCTCCATTTCCCGCTCCTTCATAG ATGACTTTGAGTCCAAGTATTCTTTCCACCCTCTGGATGACTTCCCTGCTCCAGAGGAGTACCGGCACTTCACCAAGATCTACCCCAGCAAAGCCAACAGAG tgatgaggggagCTCCTCCTGCACCCCCTGTGGGAAGGTGA
- the LOC121569469 gene encoding WAS/WASL-interacting protein family member 2-like isoform X2, with translation MPIPPPPPPCGPPPPPTFCQANTTPPKLNRDEAKGRGALLGDIHKGAKLKKVGVVNDRSAPVLEKPKGGGGGNGGGGGSSGAIQPMGGIFQAGVPKLRPVGDGSVGRSALTSPGTRPAAPRPPGPPVRQDNTDCSAQQASPPEHSRSQRPSLPDLSRPLSGGSPNSGMKHSSSAPPPPPPFSRRGNAPSAPTQKAAPPAPSYNREKPLPPTPGQRGPSPVPVRNSAPPPPPSPNNNRRPPTSGGSSASSSSSSLGPPPPPYRQPMTNGPSSPVNEAAPELPQRHNSLSKKPSPGPGHTPTRGQAPPPPPSPSPPGGRPPPPVREPPGRGAAPPLPGSTQRNSGRDAPPPPPPYRDDFESKYSFHPLDDFPAPEEYRHFTKIYPSKANRVMRGAPPAPPVGR, from the exons ATGCcgatccctccccctccccccccctgtggcccccctccaccccccacctTCTGCCAG GCCAACACCACCCCACCCAAGCTGAACCGAGATGAGGCCAAAGGCAGAGGAGCCCTGCTCGGTGACATCCACAAAGGGGCCAAGCTGAAGAAGGTCGGCGTGGTCAATGACCGGAGCGCACCCGTCTTAGAAA AGCCTaaaggaggtggtggtggtaatggaggtggaggaggctcgTCAGGGGCCATTCAGCCAATGGGAGGTATTTTCCAGGCAGGTGTGCCTAAATTACGACCAGTCGGAG ATGGTTCGGTTGGCAGGTCAGCCTTGACGTCTCCTGGCACGCGCCCCGCTGCTCCTCGCCCCCCCGGACCCCCTGTTCGCCAGGACAACACAGACTGCTCAGCCCAGCAGGCCTCTCCCCCGGAGCACTCCCGCTCCCAGAGGCCCTCCCTCCCCGACCTCTCCCGCCCCCTCAGCGGAGGCAGCCCTAACAGTGGCATGAAGCACAGCTCCTCcgcccctccacctcctccccctttctctcgccGGGGCAACGCACCCTCTGCCCCAACTCAGAAGGCGGCACCACCTGCCCCCTCCTACAACCGGGAGAAGCCCCTCCCTCCCACGCCAGGACAGAGGGGGCCTTCCCCGGTGCCGGTCCGCAACAGCGCCCCTCCTCCGCCCCCTTCTCCCAACAACAACCGCCGGCCCCCGACGTCAGGGGGCTCCTcggcatcctcctcttcctcctctctgggTCCACCTCCTCCACCGTACCGCCAGCCCATGACCAACGGCCCCTCCAGCCCGGTTAACGAAGCCGCCCCGGAGCTACCTCAGAGACACAACTCCCTCAGCAAGAAGCCGTCGCCCGGACCTGGACACACTCCAACCCGTGGGCAAGCTCCACCCCCGCCGCCCTCCCCCTCCCCGCCAGGCGGACGCCCGCCCCCTCCAGTCCGTGAGCCCCCCGGCAGAGGAGCAG CTCCACCCCTGCCTGGGTCGACGCAACGAAACAGTGGTCGGGATgccccccctccaccacccccatACAGAG ATGACTTTGAGTCCAAGTATTCTTTCCACCCTCTGGATGACTTCCCTGCTCCAGAGGAGTACCGGCACTTCACCAAGATCTACCCCAGCAAAGCCAACAGAG tgatgaggggagCTCCTCCTGCACCCCCTGTGGGAAGGTGA